Sequence from the Gemmatimonadaceae bacterium genome:
CTCGTGGATCAACGGCTATCACCTCACGAGCGACTCATCGGACATCGCCCAGGCCGGCTCGTCGGTCTTTCAGGGCTTCGGGCCGAGCGATGCGAGCAAGAACAGCCGCAACAACGTGGGGCTGTACGCCGACCTCGAAACGAACCTGACGCGGAACGTCCTCGTCAACGCCGCCGGCCGTTACGAGAACTACAGCGACTTCGGATCCAAGGCGACGGGGAAGTTTGCGCTGCGCTACCAGCCGCGAAAGGAATTCGTCTGGCGCGCCGCCGCCAGCACCGGCTTCCGCGCGCCGGGGCTCGCGCAGAGCTGGTACTCGCACACCACGACCGCCATCCAGAACGGCGTCCTCATCGAGATCGGCAACTTCCCGGTGACAAACAAGGCGTCGCGTGTCTTCGGCGCCAAGCCGCTCACACCCGAGACGTCGATCAACCTCAGTACCGGCATCGCGTGGTCGCCGACCAACGCCTTCAACGTCACCGTCGACCTGTACCACATCAGCATTGCCGACCGCATCCTCCTGGGCGCCACGTACGACGGCACCTCGGATCCCGTCGTGGCCAGGATCCTTGCCGACTCCGGCCTGACGACGATTGCCGGCGTGCAGTTCCCGACCAACGCACTCGACACCAAGACCGACGGCGTGGACGTGGCGGCGAACTATCGCACGGTGGTCGGGAGCGGGACGCTCGACTTCGCGCTCTCCTTCAACTTCACGAAGAACAAGGTCACGCGCATCGATCCGCTCCCGAAGATCCTGCAGGGGACCAACACGATCTACACCGACGCACTCGACCCGGTCACCGTCAACTCGATCGAGAAGGCGCGCCCTGATCGTCGTTCGTCGTTCACCACGAACTACAACCTCGGGCGCTTCCATGCGATGGGGCGCGTGCAGGACTACGGCAAGTTCGTGGACGGGAGCCTGGATGGCCTCGAGACCTTCGGCGCCAAGCAGCTCTTCGACGCGGAGATCGGCTACCGCTACGACGCCATCAACGTCTCTGTCGGGTCGCGCAACATCTTCAACACCTTCCCCGACCAGGTGAAGGTGGAGGCGAACACGAACAACGGGACGTTCATCTATCCCGCTGCGTCTCCCTTCGGCTTCAACGGGCGCTTCATCTACGTGCGCACCGAGATCCTGCTCACGCGGTAGCTTTTTTCGCTGCTGTTCACGCGGGGTCCGGGATCGTTCCGGACCCCGCGTCGTATCGCCCCTCGCGCCCGCCCGGCCCCGTGGTTCCTTCCTCGCCAGCCGCAACCTCCGCACCGGCCGCCACGCCCGACGACTCGCTGCGCCACTTCGGCGTAGGGGCCGCCACCGCCGTGATGGTGGGGAACATGATCGGGACCGGCGTCTTCACCGCGCTTGGCTTCCAGGCGCAGGCCCTGCACACCGGGGCAGCGCTGCTCGCGCTGTGGGCCGTGGGCGGGATCATCGCGCTGTGCGGAGCGCTCGCCTACGCCGAGTTGGGGACCATGTACCCGCACTGCGGCGGGGAGTACGTCTACCTCGCGCGCGCGTGGCACCCCATGGCCGGCTTCCTGGGCGGGTGGACGTCGATGACGGTTGGCTTTGCCGCTCCCATCGCGCTGGCCGGGATCGCCTTCGGGCGCTACCTGTCGGCGATCGTCGCCGTCCCGCCGCTCGTGGCCTCGCTGGTAGTGCTGGGCGTCGTGGCGTTCGTGCACCTGGCGGGGTTGCACGCCGCCAAGCGCTTCCAGGTCCTGATCACCGTGGTGCAGCTCGTCCTCATCGGCGCATTCATCACCGCGGGATTGCGGCACCAACCGGCGGCGCCGCTCGCCATGGGGCACGAGGGGGCGGCAGTGCGCGAGATGCTCTCGGCGCCCTTCGCCGTCTCGCTCGTGTACGTCTCGTATGCTTTCACCGGATGGAACGCCGCCGGCTATATCGCCGGGGAGATCTACACGCCGCAGCGCTCCATTCCGCGTGCCGTCGTCCTCGCGACGGCGATCGTCACCGTGCTGTATCTCCTCCTCAACTGGTCGTTCCTCCGCACCGTCCCCCTCGCCGACGTCGCAGGCAAGGTCGAGGTCGGGGCGCTCTCGGCGCACGCGATGTTCGGGCGCACGGGGACCGTCGTGATGAGCGCCATCATCGCCACGGTGCTCATCGCGACCATCAGTGCCCTGGTGCTTGGCGGGTCGCGCGTGACGTACGCCGTCATGGCCGACCTCCCCCGCTGGCGATGGTTGGGGAAACGCGCGGCCAACGGCGTTCCGCGCAACGCCATCCTCCTGCAGGTCGTGCTGATCCTCGTCCTGCTCCTCACCAACTCGTTCGAGCAAGTGATGCTGTACGCGGGGTTCACGCTCAACCTCTCCACGTTGCTCACCATCCTGGGCATGCTGCGGCTCCGCGTCACGCAGCCGCAGGCGCCGCGCCCATATCGGGCGTGGGGTTTCCCCGTCACGACCTTTGTCTACATCGCGCTCTCGCTGTGGACGCTCGGGACGCTGTTGCGCGAGCGCCCGCTGGAGTCGATCAGCGGGTTGGGGACGCTGGTGATCGGGATCGGGGTGTGGTGGGTGGCGCATCGGCCGGTGGCGACAACCGGTGTCGGCGCACGTTAGGCGCCTCCCATGCACTGGGCGCCGTCGGGGCTCGCCCCTCGCTCGACGACACGCCCCAGTCGAGTCGTCACTACCAGGAAAGGTGCGCTGCGCGTGCAGCCTTTCGCGCGGTCACGCAGCGATGAAAGCGGAGAACATCGCGCAAACTGAAGGGATATCGCCGATGCGTATACGAGCCGCACGGCGCAGTGTATGATGTCCCGCGCGTGACGACCGTGTGGTTCGTCCCGGGACCTTCAAGGCCGAGTGTTTCTCGGCAGGGAGGGCGACATGCGCCCATTACGATTCTTGTTCCTGACGATGGCGGTCGCGACCGCCTGTAGCGACCCGGTCACCAGTACGTCGAGCGCGATACTCACCGAATCGGGAGTCGCCTCCGCGACGTCGGCCGCCGATCGCGACGCGCCACACTACACCCCCCAACTACTTCCGCAGCTCCGGGGCGCACGATGGTCTGCGGCGTTCGCCATCAACGCGGCGGGCGTGGCGGCGGGGGTGTCATCCATTCCAGTCGAGGTACGCTTTCCCGGGCAGGGCGGAGCATTCGCCTGCCAGGTCACGGTCGCGACGATCTTTCGCGCCTACGACGCCCAATCGCTGCACACCGATTTGCAGCAGGCGATGGGCGTCTGGTCTCCGTGCGAGCTCTCGAGCATCGCCATGGACATCAACGACCGCGATGAAGTCGTCGGTGTTGCGTGGCAGCCCGGTGTTTGGGGGAGCGACCGCGGCTTCCTGTGGAAGAAGGCGTCTGGCGTGAAGCTCCATCACGCCGTTGGCCCGACGATCATTTCCGCGCTCAACAATGGTGGCGTGACCGTCGGCTACTTTGACCGCGACGGCTCCAACGTTCCCGACCTGACCTACTGGTGGCCCAACGGCGGCGGCACGCCTCCCACGCTCCCCTTCCGGCGCGTGATGTGGGGATGGGACATCAACAACGACGGCGTGACCTCGGGGTGCTGGAACTATTTCGCGTTCAAGCTCGACCTCACTGGACGCTTCACGACGAATGAGGAGCATTGCACCGCCGCGCGCGGGCTGCTGACGCTGTACGATGGTCGCGTCCCGAAGTCCGGCGGCATCAATGGAGCGGGCGTGGCGGTGTACACCAATGCCACGCCGGCGCCCGTGATGTGGGGCGCCGGGACCGGCAAGGGAGTGCCCGTGGGGTGGAGCCCCGGAGCAGCAACGGGCATCAGTGACCGGAATCGCGTCGTCGGGTGGCGCATCGCGCAGGCGGCGCCGTTGCATCTGGCGATGACGCGCTCGGCCGGCGGTCGCATCCTCACGCTCCCCGGCATCCCCGCAACCGCATCCACCGAGGCGTATGCCGTCAATCGGTGCGGCCACGTGGTGGGCGCGACGTTCGACGACAGCAACCTCGCACACGCAATCCTCTGGAAGCAGTCGCGCTGCGACGTGCCGTAAGTTCCGCGCCGCCTCGCGGCGGTCTCCCGTCAGGGTACACTGCGCGTGCCGTGTCCTCCTCGGTGACGCATCACCTGATCACCGAACGACCAGCACGCGCACGTCGTGCGCGGGAGACAAACCGTGAATTGCACCGTGCTGCACACCTTGAAGTACTCGGCCGTCCTGGCGGCCGTGGCGCTGG
This genomic interval carries:
- a CDS encoding amino acid permease, with the translated sequence MVPSSPAATSAPAATPDDSLRHFGVGAATAVMVGNMIGTGVFTALGFQAQALHTGAALLALWAVGGIIALCGALAYAELGTMYPHCGGEYVYLARAWHPMAGFLGGWTSMTVGFAAPIALAGIAFGRYLSAIVAVPPLVASLVVLGVVAFVHLAGLHAAKRFQVLITVVQLVLIGAFITAGLRHQPAAPLAMGHEGAAVREMLSAPFAVSLVYVSYAFTGWNAAGYIAGEIYTPQRSIPRAVVLATAIVTVLYLLLNWSFLRTVPLADVAGKVEVGALSAHAMFGRTGTVVMSAIIATVLIATISALVLGGSRVTYAVMADLPRWRWLGKRAANGVPRNAILLQVVLILVLLLTNSFEQVMLYAGFTLNLSTLLTILGMLRLRVTQPQAPRPYRAWGFPVTTFVYIALSLWTLGTLLRERPLESISGLGTLVIGIGVWWVAHRPVATTGVGAR